A stretch of the Myxosarcina sp. GI1 genome encodes the following:
- a CDS encoding glycosyltransferase family 39 protein: protein MKKIAQRGHKIEQYPKIYWIIAILWLLVISSIAFIVNLGSTSLVDETEPLFAEAARQMNVTGNWITPYFNGETRFDKPPLIYWLMAIAYKLIGVNEWAVRLPSALAAIALMCLGFFTLKRFGFSPFSVSRTDTDRIQRQLWFSATIGAALMSLNVQAIVWGRTGVSDMLLSGCMGCGLLCFFWGYVSEDKLIEANQQWRLPNKWYLAFYILIALAVLTKGPVGIVLPGLIIFCFLIYVRQFWRVLGELKLFWGTIIFLIITLPWYILVYLENGNAYLNSFFGYHNFQRFTDVVNGHDAPWYFYFIIVLALFAPWSVYLPLALVRVRFWRSRFWYKKPRQAQFSLFAACWFVCIFAFFSISVTKLPSYTLPLIPAAAILVALVWSEALTNYNSKIDRGLLISIVLNLLLAIALAIAFYFCPQFIGKDPVIPNLGEKVARANLHLKGATIWGTISLASIACLLLKHWRWTIFINLIGFLAFISLVLQPSYMFVDRLRQAPIKNLAQTVIEVKQPTEELWMLGFEKPSLVFYSQNLAKFFRNDEQIEDYYRQPDVTKPQASSVLIVSRDRELKDLDLQPQDYQVLDNEGVYKLIRISTQKMFESL from the coding sequence ATGAAAAAAATCGCACAACGGGGGCATAAAATAGAACAATATCCTAAAATTTACTGGATAATTGCGATTTTATGGTTATTGGTAATTAGCTCGATCGCCTTTATAGTCAATTTAGGCAGCACCAGTTTGGTAGATGAAACCGAGCCATTATTTGCCGAAGCAGCCCGTCAGATGAACGTTACGGGAAACTGGATCACTCCATATTTTAATGGCGAAACTCGCTTTGATAAACCACCTTTAATCTACTGGTTAATGGCGATCGCCTACAAATTAATCGGAGTCAATGAATGGGCGGTGCGTCTTCCTTCAGCCTTAGCAGCGATCGCGCTTATGTGTTTGGGTTTTTTTACTCTCAAACGTTTTGGTTTTTCTCCTTTTAGCGTCAGCAGAACAGATACCGATAGAATTCAACGACAATTATGGTTTTCAGCAACAATTGGTGCGGCTTTGATGAGTTTAAACGTACAAGCAATTGTCTGGGGGAGAACTGGCGTTTCCGATATGTTGTTGAGTGGCTGTATGGGATGCGGCTTACTGTGCTTTTTCTGGGGATATGTCAGCGAAGACAAGTTAATTGAAGCTAATCAACAATGGCGACTGCCTAATAAATGGTATTTAGCATTTTATATTTTAATTGCTTTAGCCGTACTAACTAAAGGTCCAGTAGGCATTGTGTTACCAGGATTAATAATTTTTTGTTTTTTAATTTATGTCAGACAATTTTGGAGAGTTTTAGGCGAATTAAAGCTGTTTTGGGGAACAATAATTTTTTTAATTATTACTTTACCTTGGTATATACTCGTTTATTTAGAAAACGGTAACGCCTATCTAAATTCATTTTTTGGCTATCATAACTTTCAACGCTTTACCGATGTAGTTAACGGTCACGATGCCCCGTGGTATTTTTACTTTATAATTGTCTTAGCTTTATTCGCTCCCTGGTCGGTATACTTACCTTTAGCTTTAGTTCGGGTTCGTTTTTGGCGATCGCGCTTTTGGTACAAAAAACCCCGACAGGCACAGTTTAGTTTGTTTGCAGCGTGCTGGTTTGTCTGTATTTTTGCTTTTTTTAGTATTTCCGTTACCAAGCTACCCAGCTATACTTTACCTTTAATTCCTGCCGCAGCTATACTGGTTGCTCTAGTTTGGAGTGAAGCTCTAACAAACTATAATTCTAAAATCGATCGCGGCTTACTTATTAGTATCGTTCTTAATTTATTGCTGGCGATTGCCCTTGCTATTGCTTTTTATTTTTGTCCTCAATTTATCGGTAAAGATCCGGTTATTCCCAATTTAGGTGAAAAAGTAGCCAGAGCTAATTTACATTTAAAGGGTGCAACGATTTGGGGTACGATTTCGTTAGCTAGTATTGCTTGTTTGCTATTAAAACATTGGCGTTGGACGATATTCATCAATCTAATTGGTTTTCTAGCTTTTATTAGCTTGGTCTTACAGCCCAGCTATATGTTTGTCGATCGCCTGCGACAGGCACCGATTAAAAATTTAGCGCAGACGGTAATCGAAGTAAAACAACCAACCGAAGAATTATGGATGTTGGGCTTTGAAAAACCCAGTCTCGTTTTTTACTCTCAAAATTTGGCAAAATTCTTTAGAAATGATGAGCAAATAGAAGATTATTATCGCCAGCCTGATGTTACCAAACCGCAAGCTTCTAGCGTTTTAATTGTCTCACGCGATCGCGAACTTAAAGATCTTGATTTGCAACCTCAAGATTATCAGGTATTAGACAACGAAGGTGTATATAAACTAATCCGTATTTCAACTCAAAAAATGTTTGAAAGTTTATAA
- a CDS encoding phosphoribulokinase, whose translation MNERPVILGIVGDSAAGKTTLTKGIAQVLGAENVTIICTDDYHRYDRAQRAEKGISALHPDCNYLDIIEQHLALLRAGQAILKPIYNHSTGKFDPPEYIEPRQYVIVEGLLGYTTPEMRDSYDVKVYLAPPESLRATWKTKRDTRKRGYSEEQVLEQLRKREPDSEAFIRPQRRWADAVVIFYPPDTDLDESNLLLNANLILRPTIPHPDLTTILSSEGNHLGSAIRLELDRDMGKPVDVLKIDGHATLEQVRELEKLLCKEVPYLGQFCSLEGNQELGKLTGTTGETLQSYPLALTQLLITYHMLKASSS comes from the coding sequence ATGAACGAAAGACCAGTGATTCTTGGTATTGTTGGTGATAGTGCTGCTGGTAAAACCACTCTAACCAAGGGTATTGCTCAAGTATTGGGAGCAGAGAATGTAACTATTATCTGTACTGACGATTATCATCGCTACGATCGCGCCCAACGGGCTGAAAAAGGTATATCGGCACTACATCCAGACTGTAACTACCTTGATATTATCGAACAGCATCTGGCTTTATTAAGAGCGGGACAGGCAATACTCAAACCAATTTACAATCACTCAACGGGTAAGTTCGATCCGCCAGAATACATCGAACCCAGACAATATGTCATCGTCGAAGGACTTTTAGGATATACAACTCCCGAAATGCGCGATAGCTACGATGTCAAAGTCTATCTAGCACCACCAGAATCTTTAAGGGCAACTTGGAAAACCAAGCGGGATACACGCAAACGAGGTTACAGCGAAGAACAGGTTTTAGAACAGTTACGCAAACGCGAACCAGATTCAGAAGCTTTTATTCGTCCGCAAAGACGTTGGGCAGATGCAGTAGTTATTTTTTATCCTCCCGATACAGACTTAGATGAAAGTAATTTATTACTCAACGCTAACTTAATCTTGCGCCCTACTATACCTCATCCCGATTTAACTACAATTTTAAGCTCGGAAGGTAATCATTTAGGCTCGGCAATTCGTTTGGAGTTGGATCGGGATATGGGCAAACCAGTTGATGTTTTAAAAATTGACGGACACGCTACTCTAGAGCAGGTAAGAGAATTAGAAAAACTCCTTTGCAAAGAAGTGCCTTATTTAGGTCAGTTTTGTAGCTTGGAAGGTAATCAAGAGCTTGGCAAACTTACGGGAACCACAGGAGAAACCTTGCAGAGTTATCCTTTGGCTTTAACTCAGTTATTAATCACCTATCATATGCTTAAAGCATCTAGCAGCTAA
- a CDS encoding S1 RNA-binding domain-containing protein produces MNKQLKKFKRGDIVLGKVIGIEPSKALIKIEDCEPVYIIKEVASTQEIKSIEEVLQLNRVYEFAIAIDYTARYYKTDEYYLSIVELEYLRRIKRLEQLAAEDVTIYSEVIQAYDYGVLIKVENRNFIVSNIYLKTKTSNQKLVGIKIPIKFVAVRKNNVYNEIFASHRWTLESTKNYSLGDIVIGKVIELKDSYALIDIGAEKLACIELRDVSVWAKSCKEVLHINLIREFLVSSIYHYPYSETLGLSIKELERQIGWERLQQVDQEKTIFYCQQAKRNTVNNGFLVNLEGVSAFLPDSHISCQLFKNNKFKTKIPFKIIRLYSRSRSVVISNRKALTYFRLKQIKVGDLITGKILAIKKYGLFIQTDNITVLLHISEVSQVSIGLEDLYNIFRVGDDIKALIIWMDIHKGRVSVSTKELEIDPGDMLKNPQLVYENAESMAIRYRELVLERLNKFE; encoded by the coding sequence ATGAACAAACAATTAAAAAAATTTAAGCGAGGTGATATTGTATTAGGTAAAGTTATTGGAATAGAACCATCAAAAGCTTTAATTAAGATAGAAGACTGTGAACCAGTTTATATTATCAAGGAGGTTGCATCTACTCAAGAAATAAAATCAATTGAAGAAGTTTTACAACTCAATCGAGTTTATGAATTTGCGATCGCGATAGATTATACTGCCAGATATTACAAAACCGATGAATACTATTTGTCAATTGTTGAATTAGAATATTTAAGAAGGATAAAGAGATTAGAGCAATTAGCAGCAGAAGATGTAACAATATACAGTGAAGTCATTCAAGCTTATGATTATGGAGTATTAATAAAGGTAGAAAATCGAAATTTTATTGTTTCTAATATCTATCTTAAGACCAAAACATCAAATCAAAAATTAGTTGGAATAAAAATACCGATAAAGTTTGTAGCTGTTAGAAAAAACAATGTTTATAATGAAATATTTGCAAGTCATCGCTGGACATTAGAGAGTACAAAAAATTACTCTTTAGGTGATATTGTTATAGGTAAAGTAATAGAATTAAAAGACAGCTATGCGTTAATTGATATTGGAGCCGAGAAACTTGCATGTATTGAATTGAGAGATGTATCAGTTTGGGCTAAATCTTGCAAAGAAGTTTTACATATTAACTTAATTCGTGAGTTTTTAGTTTCTAGTATTTATCATTATCCTTACAGTGAAACACTTGGACTATCTATTAAAGAACTAGAGCGTCAAATAGGTTGGGAAAGATTACAACAGGTAGACCAAGAAAAGACAATATTTTACTGTCAACAAGCTAAAAGAAATACAGTAAACAATGGATTTTTAGTTAATCTTGAAGGCGTAAGTGCTTTTCTTCCCGACAGTCATATAAGTTGCCAACTTTTTAAAAACAACAAATTCAAAACTAAAATTCCTTTTAAAATAATTAGATTATATTCAAGAAGCCGTTCTGTAGTAATTAGTAATCGAAAAGCATTAACTTATTTTAGATTAAAACAAATCAAAGTCGGGGATTTAATAACAGGAAAGATACTTGCAATTAAAAAGTACGGTTTGTTTATTCAGACAGATAATATAACAGTTTTGTTGCATATTTCTGAAGTCTCCCAGGTTTCTATAGGCTTAGAAGATTTATATAATATTTTTAGAGTTGGCGATGATATAAAAGCGTTAATTATTTGGATGGACATTCACAAAGGACGTGTTTCTGTCTCTACCAAAGAGCTTGAAATAGACCCAGGCGATATGCTTAAAAATCCGCAATTAGTCTATGAAAATGCTGAATCAATGGCAATTAGATACCGTGAACTAGTTTTAGAAAGATTGAACAAATTTGAGTAA
- a CDS encoding sodium:calcium antiporter — translation MIESLPISIGLFIVAAFVIAVVGVRMSRVCDRLADRTGWGEAVMGAVFLGGSTSLSGIVTSVTAAADGHAELAISNAVGGIAAQTAFLAIADIFYAKANLEHAAASIANLVQGTLLMTLLAIPMLAMSSPQVDLWGIHPATIILITAYVMGLRLVSRSQETRMWSPRQTKETNIDEPDETAKNSSLTKLWLKFVCYAIIVAVAGFIIARAGVSLASLTGISESVVGGLFTAITTSLPELVTTIAAVRQGALSLGVGGVIGGNCFDLMLLAFSDVAYRQGSIYGAIANRQVFVMSLTILMTGVLLLGLLRREKHGIGNIGFESLLILLLYASGVVMLLLPAGSSS, via the coding sequence GTGATTGAATCGTTACCAATTAGTATTGGTTTATTTATAGTTGCGGCTTTCGTTATCGCTGTAGTTGGCGTGAGAATGTCCCGTGTATGCGATCGCCTGGCAGATCGCACGGGTTGGGGTGAAGCGGTTATGGGAGCGGTATTTTTGGGCGGCAGCACCTCTCTTTCAGGTATTGTTACTTCGGTAACAGCTGCTGCCGACGGTCATGCAGAACTAGCTATCAGTAACGCTGTTGGGGGTATTGCCGCGCAGACTGCCTTTCTGGCGATCGCCGATATCTTTTATGCCAAGGCTAATTTAGAACATGCTGCTGCTTCAATTGCTAATTTGGTACAGGGAACATTATTGATGACTCTGCTGGCAATTCCCATGTTGGCTATGTCCAGTCCCCAAGTAGATCTTTGGGGAATTCATCCTGCGACTATCATTTTAATTACTGCATATGTCATGGGTTTGCGTTTGGTATCTCGTTCGCAAGAGACAAGAATGTGGTCGCCAAGACAAACTAAAGAAACTAATATCGATGAACCCGATGAGACAGCCAAAAATAGCAGTCTGACTAAACTATGGTTAAAGTTTGTCTGTTACGCCATCATTGTAGCGGTGGCTGGCTTTATTATTGCTCGTGCTGGTGTTTCACTAGCCTCTCTAACGGGAATTTCTGAATCCGTTGTCGGGGGTCTATTTACCGCCATAACTACTTCTTTACCAGAATTGGTCACTACTATAGCAGCAGTACGTCAGGGGGCATTATCTTTAGGAGTTGGCGGTGTTATCGGCGGTAACTGTTTCGATTTAATGCTGCTGGCTTTTTCTGACGTGGCATATCGTCAGGGTTCTATTTATGGCGCGATCGCCAATCGACAAGTTTTTGTGATGTCTCTGACTATTTTAATGACGGGAGTACTCTTGCTTGGTTTATTGCGCCGCGAAAAACACGGTATTGGCAATATCGGTTTTGAAAGCTTGCTAATTCTTTTGCTCTACGCCAGTGGTGTCGTTATGTTATTGCTACCAGCGGGTTCTAGTAGTTAA
- the aroC gene encoding chorismate synthase yields MGNTFGQLFRITTFGESHGGGVGVVIDGCPPQLEISEAEIQQDLDRRRPGQSKITTPRKETDTCEIVSGVFEGKTTGTPIAIIVRNKDARSQDYNEMAVKYRPSHADATYDAKYGIRNWKGGGRSSARETIGRVAAGAIAKKILRQVGGTEIVAYVKRIKDLEAVVDSNTVTLEQVESNIVRSPDSEFAERAIDLIDRTRRDKDSLGGVVECVVRNVPRGLGDPVFDKLEADLAKSVMSLPATKGFEIGSGFAGTTMTGSEHNDEFYIDERGETRTVSNRSGGVQGGISNGENIIIRVAFKPTATIGKEQQTVTKGGEATVLAAKGRHDPCVLPRAVPMVEAMVALVLCDRLLAQQAQCKLL; encoded by the coding sequence ATGGGTAACACTTTCGGACAATTATTTCGCATTACTACATTTGGTGAGTCTCATGGAGGTGGAGTCGGAGTAGTTATCGATGGCTGTCCCCCGCAGTTGGAAATTAGCGAGGCGGAAATTCAGCAGGATCTCGATCGCAGACGACCGGGACAGAGTAAAATTACCACACCACGTAAGGAAACAGATACTTGTGAGATTGTTTCTGGAGTGTTTGAAGGTAAAACTACAGGAACGCCAATCGCAATTATCGTGCGAAATAAAGATGCTCGTTCTCAAGACTACAACGAGATGGCGGTAAAATATCGTCCTTCCCACGCCGATGCTACCTATGATGCTAAATATGGAATTCGTAACTGGAAAGGCGGCGGACGTTCTTCAGCCAGGGAGACAATTGGGAGAGTTGCCGCAGGTGCGATCGCCAAAAAAATTCTGCGACAGGTAGGAGGCACAGAAATTGTTGCTTATGTCAAGCGAATTAAAGATTTAGAAGCAGTAGTAGACTCCAACACGGTCACTTTAGAACAAGTAGAAAGTAATATCGTGCGCTCTCCCGATAGCGAGTTTGCGGAACGCGCGATCGATCTGATCGATCGCACGCGCCGAGACAAAGATTCTCTTGGTGGAGTTGTAGAGTGTGTGGTTCGCAACGTTCCCAGAGGTTTGGGCGATCCCGTATTCGATAAATTGGAGGCAGATTTAGCCAAAAGCGTCATGTCTCTACCAGCAACAAAAGGATTTGAGATTGGTTCTGGTTTTGCAGGAACTACTATGACGGGAAGCGAACACAATGATGAGTTTTATATTGACGAACGGGGTGAAACGCGTACCGTTTCCAATCGCTCGGGAGGAGTCCAGGGAGGCATTTCCAATGGCGAAAACATTATTATTCGGGTTGCTTTTAAACCTACAGCTACCATTGGTAAAGAGCAGCAAACTGTAACCAAAGGTGGAGAGGCGACGGTATTGGCAGCTAAAGGCAGACACGATCCTTGTGTTTTGCCCAGAGCAGTACCGATGGTAGAAGCAATGGTAGCTTTGGTACTTTGCGATCGCCTTTTAGCACAGCAAGCACAATGCAAATTGTTATAA
- a CDS encoding YchJ family protein, with amino-acid sequence MSQLDCPCGSNQPYRDCCLVYLSGKATALTAEKLMRSRYTAFCQGKIDYLIATLHPDKRKFDDRLQLAKSIHNTDWLGLKVIATNKGQSKDELGFVEFVAVYRVSEPQQLHERSRFVKESDRWFYVDGVFLPPIIPKRNEPCWCGSGKKYKKCHGV; translated from the coding sequence ATGTCACAGCTAGACTGTCCCTGTGGGAGTAACCAACCATATCGAGACTGTTGCCTAGTGTATCTATCGGGCAAAGCAACTGCACTAACGGCAGAAAAATTGATGCGATCGCGCTATACGGCTTTTTGTCAGGGTAAGATAGATTATTTAATTGCTACGCTTCATCCCGACAAGCGTAAATTTGACGATCGCCTACAACTGGCTAAAAGTATTCACAATACCGATTGGCTAGGACTAAAAGTCATCGCTACTAACAAAGGACAGTCAAAAGACGAGCTTGGTTTCGTCGAATTTGTGGCAGTTTATCGAGTCAGCGAACCACAACAGCTACACGAACGCTCTCGGTTTGTTAAAGAAAGCGATCGCTGGTTTTATGTAGATGGCGTTTTTCTACCGCCAATAATTCCCAAGCGCAATGAACCCTGTTGGTGTGGTAGTGGCAAAAAATATAAAAAATGTCATGGTGTTTAA
- a CDS encoding Uma2 family endonuclease: MIATSPTKLITDTWVTATWDEYLQNIEHPDCKKTKGYYYDGKYRIEMTPIGNDHSKDHCSIQTATSLFAISKQIAIDIRDNCSYRKTGFKEFQPDLSCYVGDNADAIPWGTGVINLDEYPTPDLVIEIANTSLSDDLGAKRLLYEELEIAEYWIVDVHNALVMAFKIENRGSRRVTESTILPGLEINVLTEALVRSRQSNHTQVGTWLLQQFQQ; encoded by the coding sequence ATGATTGCTACTTCACCTACCAAACTAATAACGGATACTTGGGTAACTGCTACCTGGGATGAATATCTGCAAAATATCGAACATCCCGACTGCAAGAAAACAAAAGGCTATTATTACGATGGCAAATATAGAATTGAAATGACTCCAATTGGTAATGACCATTCAAAAGATCATTGTAGTATTCAGACGGCAACTAGCCTATTTGCTATTTCAAAGCAGATAGCTATAGATATTCGCGACAACTGTAGCTATCGTAAAACTGGCTTTAAAGAGTTTCAACCAGATTTATCCTGTTATGTAGGAGATAATGCCGATGCTATTCCTTGGGGAACGGGAGTAATTAATTTAGATGAATATCCCACACCAGATTTGGTAATTGAGATTGCCAACACTTCTCTATCGGACGATCTGGGAGCAAAAAGATTACTATACGAAGAGTTAGAAATAGCCGAATATTGGATTGTTGACGTACACAATGCCCTAGTGATGGCTTTTAAGATCGAAAATAGAGGAAGTAGAAGAGTTACCGAATCAACAATCCTACCAGGACTAGAAATTAATGTATTAACTGAGGCTTTAGTGCGATCGCGACAAAGTAATCATACACAAGTTGGTACTTGGTTATTACAGCAATTTCAACAATAA
- a CDS encoding cobalamin-binding protein: MSKKNNLRIVSLLPSATEIVACLGISEALVGRSHECDYPPDVRDLPVCTEARLNTDKRSGQIDADVQTLLQNALSIYKIKTEVLGQLKPTHIITQDQCDVCAVNLADVERAIAELTNSNFKPQIISLQPNLLAEVWQDIERVAQALKIDAFPVIFELQSRMEAIAKKNKQRATEIPTVVALEWVEPLMTAGNWIPELIEVAGGKSLLSVKGENSPYLFWESLLDLDPEVIIIMPCGFDLERTERESRVLTKRPGWKSLKAVKNNRVYLVDGNSYFNRPGPRLVDSTEILAEILHPEIFTFGHKNQSWKPMV, from the coding sequence ATGAGCAAAAAAAACAATCTGAGAATTGTTTCACTTCTTCCTAGTGCTACAGAGATCGTTGCTTGTTTGGGTATTAGCGAGGCATTGGTAGGACGCTCTCATGAATGCGATTATCCTCCAGATGTTAGAGATTTACCCGTATGTACCGAAGCTAGATTAAATACGGATAAACGAAGCGGTCAAATAGATGCCGATGTACAAACTTTGCTACAAAATGCACTAAGCATCTACAAAATTAAAACTGAAGTTTTGGGGCAACTCAAACCAACTCATATTATTACTCAAGACCAATGCGATGTATGCGCGGTTAATTTAGCAGATGTAGAACGAGCTATAGCCGAACTTACTAATTCTAATTTTAAGCCTCAGATTATTTCTCTCCAGCCAAATTTACTAGCAGAAGTTTGGCAAGATATCGAAAGAGTGGCTCAAGCTTTAAAAATTGACGCTTTTCCCGTTATCTTTGAACTGCAATCTCGTATGGAAGCGATCGCCAAAAAAAACAAACAGCGGGCGACTGAAATACCGACTGTAGTAGCCTTAGAATGGGTCGAGCCATTAATGACAGCAGGTAACTGGATTCCCGAACTAATTGAAGTTGCTGGAGGAAAATCGCTACTCAGTGTAAAAGGTGAAAATTCTCCTTACCTCTTTTGGGAAAGTTTGCTCGATCTAGATCCAGAAGTAATTATTATTATGCCTTGTGGTTTCGATCTAGAACGTACCGAACGAGAATCACGAGTTTTGACTAAACGTCCTGGCTGGAAGAGTTTAAAGGCAGTAAAAAATAACAGAGTTTATTTAGTAGATGGTAACTCCTACTTTAATCGACCAGGACCTAGATTAGTCGATTCGACAGAAATACTAGCAGAAATACTCCATCCTGAAATATTTACTTTTGGTCATAAAAACCAAAGCTGGAAGCCTATGGTTTAA